In a single window of the Pseudomonadota bacterium genome:
- a CDS encoding P-loop NTPase has product MEKIKEALDRARRERNANQTVAPRRVERTEPTSGGQPAAAVRYTQTRVIGTDAQVLERNRIVAHRDRDPGADAFRMLRTRVLQSMRSHRWNSLAVTSPGPGEGKSVTALNLAISLSREVNHTVLLVDLDLRRPSVHRLLGFENEIEVGIADYMFSELPLSQVLVNPGMDRLVILPGREGQEDASEMLSAPKMHQLIDDITHRYPERLVIFDLPPVCTTDDVLAFSPLADAFLLVVRDAGTRQQELRQAAELLKDVNLAGTVLTMTDGVAGYPL; this is encoded by the coding sequence ATGGAAAAGATCAAAGAAGCGCTCGACCGCGCACGTCGCGAGCGTAACGCCAACCAAACGGTAGCCCCGCGTCGGGTCGAGCGCACGGAGCCGACCTCCGGCGGGCAGCCGGCCGCCGCGGTGCGCTACACGCAGACCCGCGTCATCGGCACCGATGCCCAGGTGTTGGAACGCAACCGCATCGTCGCCCATCGCGACCGCGATCCTGGCGCCGATGCCTTCCGCATGCTGCGCACGCGGGTGCTGCAGTCGATGCGCTCGCATCGCTGGAACTCCCTGGCGGTGACCAGCCCGGGACCGGGGGAGGGCAAGTCCGTCACCGCTTTGAACCTGGCGATCAGCCTCTCCCGCGAGGTCAACCACACGGTGCTGCTGGTGGACCTGGATCTGCGACGCCCGAGCGTGCATCGCCTGCTCGGCTTCGAGAACGAGATCGAGGTGGGCATCGCCGACTACATGTTCTCCGAGCTGCCCCTATCGCAGGTGTTGGTCAATCCGGGCATGGATCGGCTCGTGATCCTGCCGGGTCGCGAAGGGCAGGAAGACGCCTCGGAGATGCTCTCCGCACCGAAGATGCATCAACTCATCGATGACATCACCCATCGCTATCCCGAGCGTCTGGTGATCTTCGATCTTCCGCCCGTATGCACCACGGACGACGTGCTCGCCTTCTCGCCCCTCGCCGACGCCTTCCTCCTGGTGGTGCGCGATGCGGGTACCCGCCAGCAGGAGTTGCGCCAGGCGGCTGAGCTGCTGAAGGACGTCAACCTGGCCGGCACCGTGCTCACCATGACCGACGGCGTGGCGGGCTACCCCTTGTGA
- a CDS encoding polysaccharide biosynthesis/export family protein: MAATFAAVLLASLSALGSAQAQEAGAYALNPGDVLRISVWREEELSREVIVRPDGRITFPLIGEVEAAKRSAEDVRTAIVGRLVDFIPDPVVTVSVLSAQGNKFYVIGKVPRPGEYAMDRPMTVIQALALAGGLAQFANGNRIQILRREDGGRQRAIAFKYSDVESGDRLESNIELLSGDVIVVP; this comes from the coding sequence ATGGCAGCGACGTTTGCTGCGGTACTGCTCGCCTCCCTGTCCGCGCTGGGATCGGCGCAGGCGCAGGAAGCCGGCGCCTACGCGCTCAATCCCGGCGACGTGCTGCGGATCTCCGTGTGGCGGGAAGAGGAGCTGTCGCGCGAGGTGATCGTGCGACCTGATGGTCGCATCACCTTCCCCCTGATCGGTGAGGTCGAGGCCGCCAAGCGCTCCGCCGAAGATGTGCGCACGGCGATAGTCGGCCGACTGGTCGACTTCATCCCGGATCCGGTGGTGACCGTGAGTGTGCTGTCCGCTCAGGGCAACAAGTTCTACGTGATCGGCAAGGTGCCGCGGCCCGGCGAGTACGCCATGGACAGGCCCATGACGGTAATTCAGGCGCTCGCCCTGGCCGGCGGTCTGGCCCAGTTCGCCAACGGCAATCGCATCCAAATCCTGCGCCGCGAAGACGGCGGCCGTCAGCGCGCAATCGCGTTCAAGTATTCCGACGTCGAGTCGGGCGATCGACTGGAGAGCAACATTGAGCTGCTTAGCGGTGATGTCATCGTCGTCCCCTAA
- a CDS encoding biliverdin-producing heme oxygenase, whose translation MLTNDRPGHVRVRLAAATDEVHNALHHHPVLGALLSADLERATYLAILVAYQRFFSAVETRRAELRAYPELNLGAPIAALDDDLRESGWRPCRDPLHASWLEDDAAVLGALYVLHGAGFGGRVLAGHVARSQPGLPRRFLQTGPSRATWRTLTDALDTVDGGRYPSLETGAQRTFAHLAEEVSHQATAIAPPRSL comes from the coding sequence GTGCTCACTAACGACCGTCCCGGCCATGTCCGTGTCCGCCTCGCGGCCGCGACCGATGAGGTGCACAACGCCCTGCATCATCACCCGGTGCTCGGCGCGCTGCTGAGCGCCGATCTCGAGCGTGCCACCTACCTGGCGATTCTCGTCGCCTACCAGCGTTTCTTCTCGGCCGTGGAGACTCGTCGAGCCGAGTTGAGGGCCTACCCTGAGCTCAACCTGGGCGCGCCGATCGCCGCCCTCGACGACGACTTGCGAGAATCGGGATGGCGGCCGTGTCGCGATCCGCTCCACGCCTCCTGGCTGGAGGACGATGCCGCGGTGCTCGGTGCCCTCTACGTGCTGCACGGCGCTGGCTTCGGCGGCCGGGTGCTGGCAGGACACGTGGCGCGTTCCCAACCCGGCCTGCCACGCCGCTTTCTGCAGACGGGACCGTCGCGCGCCACCTGGCGAACGCTCACGGACGCGCTGGACACGGTGGACGGCGGCCGCTACCCATCACTCGAAACGGGCGCTCAGCGCACCTTTGCTCACCTCGCCGAAGAGGTCAGCCACCAGGCCACCGCGATCGCCCCACCCCGTTCCCTATGA
- a CDS encoding YbhB/YbcL family Raf kinase inhibitor-like protein has protein sequence MRSLLASIALAITMPLCLQAHADSFSLSSTDITEGQPMGKAQEFTGFGCDGGNRSPQLSWANAPAGTEAFAIMAYDPDAPTGSGWWHWQLINIPKTVTELPAGAGSASGDAAPAGSRHIKNDFGVAAFGGACPPKGHGVHHYQFTVYALSQMLELPEDPSGALTGYMVMANSLGSATLEALYERN, from the coding sequence ATGCGCTCATTGCTTGCCTCGATCGCCCTCGCGATCACCATGCCCTTGTGCCTGCAGGCACATGCCGATTCGTTCAGCTTGTCCAGCACCGACATCACCGAAGGACAGCCCATGGGCAAGGCCCAGGAGTTCACCGGGTTCGGGTGCGACGGTGGCAATCGCTCACCCCAACTGTCCTGGGCCAACGCACCCGCCGGCACCGAGGCCTTCGCCATCATGGCCTACGATCCGGACGCACCGACCGGCAGTGGCTGGTGGCACTGGCAGCTCATCAACATTCCTAAGACGGTGACTGAATTGCCCGCAGGGGCCGGTTCGGCCAGCGGCGACGCGGCGCCCGCCGGCAGCCGCCACATCAAGAACGACTTCGGTGTGGCCGCCTTCGGCGGTGCCTGCCCTCCGAAGGGCCATGGCGTGCATCACTACCAATTCACTGTCTACGCCCTGTCTCAGATGCTCGAGCTGCCGGAGGACCCTTCGGGCGCCCTCACCGGCTACATGGTGATGGCCAACTCGCTGGGATCCGCCACCCTGGAAGCCCTCTACGAACGCAACTGA
- a CDS encoding MbcA/ParS/Xre antitoxin family protein encodes MLESIPRLAPFDNGPAITLAESAAMARAMVNLFRLWQVSDAQACILLGGLSKRTYARWKEGAIGRASVDQNTRMSVLLGIHKSLRILFADKARAHAWVRQPNTVFDGASALDIMLGGYLTDLFRVRHYLDAVRG; translated from the coding sequence ATGCTCGAGTCCATCCCGCGCCTAGCGCCCTTCGACAACGGTCCCGCCATTACGCTGGCGGAGAGTGCCGCCATGGCGCGCGCCATGGTCAATCTGTTTCGCCTCTGGCAAGTCAGCGATGCTCAGGCGTGCATCCTGCTTGGCGGCCTCTCCAAGCGTACCTACGCGCGCTGGAAGGAAGGCGCGATCGGCCGCGCATCGGTCGATCAGAACACCCGCATGTCCGTCCTGCTCGGCATCCACAAGTCGCTGCGCATCCTGTTCGCCGATAAGGCTCGCGCCCATGCTTGGGTGCGCCAGCCGAACACCGTCTTCGACGGCGCCAGCGCCTTGGACATCATGCTCGGCGGTTACCTAACCGACCTGTTCAGAGTGCGTCACTACCTCGACGCCGTGCGCGGGTGA
- a CDS encoding RES family NAD+ phosphorylase, whose product MKQSSSGETPPLSRVRWSKARRIVPTRYPPIDLFEDIADPEDWDLLVAAEAKTNPRVCADVGRLDLVPVARRVSGPGASYLMAPFVHVSTNRPGRFHDGTYGAWYAANRFQTAVAETAHHLAAFYRSTAQAPGWLVQMRELIAQVDHRFHDLRAAPDFADALDPVNYAPSQALAWRLRSEAASDGIVYPAVRDEQGEALAVFWPDVVRLPLTPGRHLGYHFDGTLIDYVRDASSGELWRLHASAPATDANP is encoded by the coding sequence GTGAAGCAATCCTCTTCGGGCGAGACGCCACCACTCTCGCGGGTGCGTTGGAGCAAGGCGCGGCGCATCGTGCCGACCCGCTACCCGCCGATCGACCTGTTCGAGGACATCGCCGACCCCGAGGATTGGGACCTGCTCGTCGCCGCCGAGGCGAAGACCAATCCGCGGGTCTGCGCCGACGTCGGGCGGCTGGACCTGGTCCCCGTTGCACGACGCGTGAGCGGCCCCGGCGCGAGCTACCTGATGGCACCGTTCGTTCACGTAAGTACGAACCGCCCCGGCCGTTTCCACGACGGTACCTACGGTGCCTGGTACGCCGCCAACCGCTTCCAGACCGCTGTCGCCGAAACGGCCCATCACCTCGCCGCCTTCTATCGCAGCACGGCGCAGGCGCCCGGGTGGCTCGTACAGATGCGCGAGCTCATCGCCCAGGTCGATCATCGCTTCCACGATCTGCGCGCCGCGCCTGACTTCGCCGACGCCCTGGACCCGGTCAACTACGCCCCCTCCCAGGCCCTGGCCTGGCGCTTGCGCAGCGAGGCGGCGAGCGACGGCATCGTCTACCCCGCCGTGCGCGACGAGCAGGGCGAGGCGCTCGCCGTGTTCTGGCCGGATGTCGTGCGCCTGCCTCTGACGCCCGGTCGACACCTCGGCTATCACTTCGATGGCACGCTCATCGACTACGTGCGCGACGCGTCCAGCGGAGAGTTGTGGCGCTTGCACGCCAGCGCGCCGGCGACCGACGCGAACCCCTAG
- a CDS encoding S8 family serine peptidase, which produces MQTLPGRTALVASSLLVTLMAGSANASVDGVNQRSLLSKPVEMKELSLANKPNAGRVGSRVFQPERGLTGEHVYIITLAEPALAAYTGGVRGLARTAVDTRRGERKLNARSPASRAYVQYLRGQQDKFLSRTSRMLGRSAAPLNRYVAAVNGVSLRMTQAEAQRVARLSGVAMVERSVEMQLDTDAGPNFIGAPQVWSGEATGEAALGEGIIVGIIDSGINGDHPSFASAGSDGYEHTNPYGDGVYVGECFDTPDLVCSSKLIGRYNFTQGSNPPAPTSEDTDGHGTHVASTAAGNFVDDVPFFDAEGNPTGFSVNISGVAPHANLIAYSVCAPLCPSSDVLNAIDQAILDGVDVLNKSISSPPGSPWEASLSLGALNARAAGISFAISAGNDGPGVGTVAEVNGAPWNGAVAASTHDRASRPRPLATSAAVTRPR; this is translated from the coding sequence ATGCAGACCTTGCCAGGCAGGACGGCGCTCGTCGCATCGTCCCTGCTGGTGACCCTCATGGCGGGTAGCGCAAACGCGTCCGTCGACGGAGTCAACCAGCGGTCCTTGCTCAGCAAGCCGGTCGAGATGAAGGAGCTCTCGCTTGCCAACAAACCCAATGCTGGGCGCGTCGGCAGCCGAGTCTTCCAGCCCGAAAGGGGCCTCACCGGCGAACACGTCTACATCATCACCCTCGCCGAGCCTGCTCTCGCCGCCTACACGGGCGGAGTGCGCGGGCTCGCACGCACGGCCGTGGATACGCGCCGCGGGGAGCGCAAGCTGAACGCTCGCAGCCCCGCCAGCCGCGCTTATGTCCAATACCTGCGTGGGCAACAGGACAAGTTCCTGAGCCGCACCTCACGCATGCTCGGCCGCAGCGCAGCGCCGCTCAACCGTTACGTTGCCGCCGTCAACGGCGTCTCCCTGCGCATGACGCAGGCCGAGGCCCAGCGCGTCGCGCGCCTATCGGGCGTGGCGATGGTCGAGCGTAGCGTGGAGATGCAGCTGGACACCGATGCAGGGCCGAACTTCATCGGCGCCCCGCAGGTGTGGAGCGGTGAAGCCACCGGCGAGGCTGCCCTCGGTGAAGGCATCATCGTCGGCATCATCGACAGCGGCATCAACGGCGATCACCCGTCCTTCGCCTCAGCGGGCTCGGACGGCTACGAGCACACCAACCCCTACGGCGATGGCGTCTACGTGGGTGAGTGCTTCGACACGCCGGACCTGGTCTGCTCGAGCAAGCTGATCGGTCGCTACAACTTCACCCAGGGGTCGAACCCGCCCGCGCCCACTTCCGAGGACACGGACGGTCACGGCACCCACGTGGCGAGCACCGCTGCGGGTAACTTCGTCGACGACGTTCCGTTCTTCGATGCGGAAGGCAACCCCACCGGGTTCTCCGTGAACATCTCCGGTGTGGCCCCCCACGCGAACCTCATCGCCTACTCCGTGTGTGCCCCCCTGTGCCCAAGCTCGGACGTGCTGAACGCCATCGACCAGGCCATCCTCGATGGCGTGGACGTGCTCAACAAGTCCATCTCGAGCCCGCCGGGCAGCCCCTGGGAAGCTAGCCTCTCCCTCGGTGCCCTGAACGCCCGCGCCGCCGGTATCTCCTTCGCCATCTCCGCCGGCAACGACGGTCCCGGCGTGGGTACCGTGGCCGAGGTCAACGGTGCCCCCTGGAACGGTGCCGTCGCGGCCAGCACCCACGATCGCGCTTCCCGACCAAGACCCTTGGCGACTTCGGCGGCGGTGACACGCCCCCGATGA
- a CDS encoding PA domain-containing protein: MTITGRSLSPGYTGPIVYAGDYANGDPDPEQCLNAFPPGTWTNGEIVVCDRGAIARVQKCINVRDGGAAGCVLTNVPGGATSVADDPHVIPAIHIAEEDGTPLKAWLASGSGHSATIGEGGAPFSDPEAGDIMADFSSRGPYTGFDFLSPNVSAPGVSIYAAFADGIEYAFLGGTSMSSPHVAGSMALLRQTRPDWTDAEILSALMSTGVQEMRKEDGVTPADAFDFGGGRVRVNEAANASLLFDETAAGFEAANPATGGDPKDMNIASFANDACLSLCSWERTVEATVSDTWSSSSNGDFPVTVEPASFSLNAGETQVITVTADVSAMPNGEFAFAELVLTPAGGANPPTELQVAVTPSAGDLPNELIINTGRDAGSVTETIASIEVTDLQVEAFGLSKGDTERLAITGETGEFDPYDQPDGVGVSFFEVPADAIRVIVRTFDSEAPDADLFVGRDDNGDGDISADEERCNSGTGGSDEFCEVADVEGGTWWAAVINFTASEPDATDETSVNATAVAPSTGNFFAEGPGGPVDELDPYDLSIFYDLDDAEAGDIYYGNLILGSGPGNEGDIGNIPVTLVRGTDDVAIEVDAMMAEVGDTLNFTVTVQPNATPEDLAYAIETAIPDGFSLDEDSVAVTAGEVTVNGDSIDWSVVQASIDGATNSYTVTTSAEDAACTMPEVGQGGGYIDLAAFGFEPSDTEGDTITGTFGLDPEQVNFYGSDRGSLTFTDDGFVFFEGAPGPNPWINQPIPSLDDPNDLSAIFWRDMEMVSSPSDGPEGERGVTAITLTCGGEPCAFLVEFDNLEPWPAGDTSDRIDYEAWYWGIVDDAPGAYEIIYAYDNISGFADGVGTIGVEGPDGSIGTQAAFNDVAISDGDFICFDLVGVTFDPAVLTFSVSVDPSAAGRDVETTVTSVVDNAGSEAETASVSVSVGGEFIDSDEDGIADADDNCTLIPNESQCDSDGDGFGNHCDADFNDDGFVFFQDSLLFRDEGFGNPSEPPEYSEYDLNCDGAVDDGDIEIGRTLFRAAPGPAGEL, translated from the coding sequence ATGACCATCACCGGTCGCTCCCTGAGCCCGGGCTACACGGGTCCGATCGTCTACGCTGGCGACTACGCCAACGGCGACCCGGATCCCGAGCAGTGCCTGAACGCCTTCCCGCCGGGCACCTGGACCAACGGTGAGATCGTGGTCTGCGACCGCGGCGCTATCGCCCGTGTGCAGAAATGCATCAACGTGCGCGACGGCGGTGCCGCCGGCTGCGTGCTGACCAACGTGCCGGGTGGCGCGACGTCCGTGGCGGACGATCCTCACGTGATCCCGGCGATCCACATCGCTGAAGAAGACGGCACGCCGCTCAAGGCCTGGCTGGCCAGCGGCAGCGGTCACTCGGCCACGATCGGCGAGGGCGGCGCGCCCTTCTCCGACCCCGAGGCCGGCGACATCATGGCCGACTTCAGCTCCCGCGGGCCCTACACGGGCTTCGACTTTCTCTCGCCCAACGTGTCCGCACCGGGTGTGAGCATCTACGCAGCCTTCGCTGACGGCATCGAGTACGCCTTCCTCGGCGGTACCTCCATGTCCAGCCCGCACGTGGCTGGCTCCATGGCCCTGCTGCGTCAGACCCGGCCGGACTGGACCGATGCTGAGATCCTCTCCGCGCTCATGAGCACGGGCGTGCAGGAGATGCGCAAGGAAGACGGCGTCACGCCGGCGGACGCCTTCGACTTCGGTGGCGGTCGCGTACGCGTGAACGAGGCGGCCAACGCGAGCCTGCTCTTCGACGAGACGGCGGCTGGCTTCGAGGCGGCCAACCCGGCCACCGGCGGCGATCCGAAGGACATGAACATCGCGTCCTTCGCCAACGATGCGTGCCTGAGCCTGTGCTCCTGGGAGCGCACCGTGGAAGCCACGGTGAGCGACACCTGGTCTTCCAGCTCCAACGGCGACTTCCCGGTCACCGTCGAGCCAGCCTCGTTCTCCCTGAACGCCGGCGAGACCCAGGTGATCACCGTCACGGCTGACGTCTCCGCCATGCCCAACGGCGAGTTCGCCTTCGCCGAGCTGGTCCTGACCCCCGCCGGCGGCGCCAACCCGCCGACGGAACTGCAGGTGGCGGTGACGCCCTCTGCCGGTGACCTGCCGAACGAGCTGATCATCAACACCGGCCGCGACGCCGGCTCCGTCACCGAGACCATCGCCTCCATCGAGGTGACGGATCTGCAGGTGGAGGCCTTCGGCCTGTCCAAGGGTGACACCGAGCGCCTCGCCATCACCGGTGAGACGGGTGAGTTCGATCCCTACGACCAGCCCGACGGTGTGGGCGTGAGCTTCTTCGAAGTGCCCGCCGATGCGATCCGCGTGATCGTGCGCACCTTCGACTCCGAAGCCCCGGACGCTGACCTGTTCGTAGGCCGCGACGACAACGGCGACGGCGATATCTCCGCCGACGAGGAACGTTGCAACAGCGGCACAGGCGGCAGCGATGAGTTCTGTGAGGTCGCGGACGTCGAGGGCGGCACCTGGTGGGCTGCCGTGATCAACTTCACCGCCTCTGAGCCCGACGCGACGGACGAGACCAGCGTCAACGCTACCGCCGTGGCCCCGAGCACCGGCAACTTCTTCGCGGAAGGCCCCGGCGGCCCGGTGGATGAGCTCGACCCCTACGATCTCTCGATCTTCTACGATCTGGACGATGCCGAGGCGGGCGACATCTACTACGGCAACCTCATCCTGGGCTCCGGCCCCGGCAACGAGGGCGATATCGGCAACATCCCCGTGACCTTGGTGCGCGGTACTGACGATGTTGCCATCGAGGTGGACGCGATGATGGCCGAAGTAGGCGACACGCTGAACTTCACCGTCACCGTGCAGCCGAACGCCACGCCGGAAGATCTGGCCTACGCGATCGAGACCGCGATCCCTGACGGCTTCTCGCTGGATGAGGATTCGGTGGCGGTCACGGCCGGTGAGGTCACCGTGAACGGTGACTCCATCGACTGGTCCGTGGTGCAGGCGAGCATCGACGGTGCGACCAACAGCTACACGGTGACCACGAGCGCTGAAGATGCAGCGTGCACGATGCCGGAAGTCGGCCAGGGCGGTGGCTACATCGACCTCGCGGCCTTCGGCTTCGAGCCCAGTGACACCGAGGGTGACACCATCACCGGCACCTTCGGCCTCGATCCGGAGCAGGTGAACTTCTACGGCAGCGACCGTGGCAGCCTGACCTTCACGGACGACGGCTTCGTGTTCTTCGAAGGCGCCCCGGGCCCCAACCCGTGGATCAACCAGCCGATTCCGTCGCTCGACGACCCGAACGATCTCTCCGCCATCTTCTGGCGGGACATGGAGATGGTCTCGAGCCCGTCCGACGGTCCTGAGGGCGAGCGCGGCGTGACCGCCATTACCCTCACCTGCGGCGGTGAGCCCTGCGCGTTCCTGGTGGAGTTCGACAACCTCGAGCCGTGGCCAGCAGGCGACACCTCCGACCGCATCGACTACGAAGCCTGGTACTGGGGCATCGTTGACGACGCACCGGGTGCCTACGAGATCATCTACGCCTACGACAACATCAGCGGCTTCGCTGATGGCGTCGGCACCATCGGCGTGGAAGGTCCGGACGGCTCCATCGGCACGCAGGCGGCCTTCAACGATGTGGCCATCAGCGATGGTGACTTCATCTGCTTCGACCTCGTGGGCGTGACCTTCGACCCCGCCGTGCTCACCTTCTCGGTGTCCGTGGATCCGTCCGCGGCCGGCCGTGATGTGGAGACGACGGTGACGAGCGTGGTCGACAACGCCGGCAGCGAAGCCGAGACGGCCAGCGTGAGCGTGTCCGTGGGTGGTGAGTTCATCGACAGCGATGAAGATGGCATCGCCGACGCTGACGACAACTGCACGTTGATCCCGAACGAGAGCCAGTGCGATAGCGATGGCGACGGCTTCGGCAACCACTGCGATGCGGACTTCAACGACGACGGCTTCGTGTTCTTCCAGGACTCGCTGCTGTTCCGTGACGAAGGCTTCGGCAACCCGAGCGAACCGCCCGAGTACAGCGAGTACGACCTGAACTGTGATGGCGCCGTCGACGACGGTGACATCGAGATCGGTCGCACCCTGTTCCGGGCAGCGCCGGGACCCGCTGGGGAGCTTTGA
- a CDS encoding DUF6064 family protein encodes MIGDWLTYRAADFVPFTAEVYFRLIERVNASAWPLHLLTLSAAIAALALVYRGGQRFAALALAAMWGWVGYAFLLSEYASLNWAARPIAWAFGLQAVLLSGLLLSSRFGGVRDSLGRTRWVGGVLCLLGLSYPLLALSTGGGWGRAEVVGIHPDPTVLLTFGICLLTLRGWRLWASLILPVGWCLVSAITLWVLGVAWALPFAACAFVACLAGAYRRGPRQAIDDGLREAQKSPDRVSDRG; translated from the coding sequence TTGATCGGGGACTGGCTCACCTATCGGGCGGCCGATTTCGTTCCCTTCACCGCCGAGGTCTACTTCCGCCTGATCGAGCGGGTGAACGCGTCCGCCTGGCCCCTACACTTGTTGACGTTATCGGCTGCGATAGCCGCTCTGGCGTTGGTGTATCGAGGCGGGCAGCGCTTTGCAGCGCTCGCGCTGGCGGCGATGTGGGGATGGGTGGGCTACGCCTTTCTCCTGAGCGAGTACGCCAGCCTCAACTGGGCAGCGCGCCCCATCGCGTGGGCCTTCGGGCTGCAGGCGGTGTTGCTGTCAGGATTGCTCCTATCGAGTCGATTCGGCGGCGTACGGGATTCTCTGGGCCGTACGCGGTGGGTCGGCGGCGTACTCTGTCTGCTCGGGCTCTCCTATCCCTTGCTAGCGCTCTCTACGGGTGGCGGCTGGGGGCGCGCTGAGGTGGTGGGCATCCACCCCGACCCAACGGTGCTGTTGACCTTCGGCATTTGCCTGCTCACCCTTCGCGGGTGGCGCCTGTGGGCCTCGCTGATCCTGCCGGTAGGGTGGTGCTTGGTGAGTGCTATCACCTTGTGGGTACTGGGGGTGGCTTGGGCCCTGCCGTTCGCCGCCTGCGCTTTCGTCGCGTGCCTTGCGGGTGCGTATCGAAGGGGACCCCGCCAGGCGATCGATGATGGCTTGCGCGAGGCACAAAAAAGCCCCGACCGCGTGAGCGATCGGGGCTGA
- a CDS encoding aldo/keto reductase produces MNIPRHKRRDVLKHFALGIGAMGLGPLLRAGAATADPGPRMADGRRLPPIGMGTWISFNVGADPVLRGARVEVLRAFFELGGGMVDCSPMYGSSAEVLGHALQRLGVPDTLFSAEKVWTRNASEAGEQIEAQRTAWRVPAFDLMQVHNLMAWEAHLDTLAQLKADGALRYVGITTSHGRRHRELERVLETRELDFVQLTYNITHREVERRLLPIAHERGIAVIANRPYDGGALIRALKRSHPVPAWAREAIGCQTWADYLLRFVVSHPAVACAIPATSQVAHMRENMGAGVGPMPDPEQRARMVREVEAI; encoded by the coding sequence ATGAACATTCCGCGCCACAAACGACGCGACGTCCTGAAGCACTTCGCCCTCGGCATCGGCGCGATGGGGCTAGGCCCCCTGCTGCGGGCGGGTGCGGCCACCGCTGACCCGGGGCCGAGGATGGCGGACGGTCGCCGGTTGCCGCCGATCGGTATGGGCACCTGGATCTCCTTCAACGTGGGTGCCGACCCGGTGCTGCGGGGTGCGCGGGTAGAGGTGCTGCGCGCCTTCTTCGAGCTGGGGGGTGGGATGGTCGACTGTTCCCCTATGTACGGCTCGTCGGCCGAGGTGCTCGGCCATGCCCTGCAGCGCCTTGGCGTGCCCGATACGCTCTTCTCGGCCGAGAAGGTGTGGACGCGAAACGCCAGCGAGGCAGGTGAGCAGATCGAAGCCCAGCGCACTGCCTGGCGCGTGCCCGCCTTCGACCTCATGCAGGTGCACAACCTGATGGCGTGGGAGGCGCACCTGGACACCTTGGCCCAGCTCAAGGCGGACGGTGCCCTGCGCTACGTCGGGATCACCACCTCCCACGGCCGTCGTCACCGCGAGCTCGAGCGGGTGCTCGAGACGCGCGAGCTCGACTTTGTGCAGCTGACTTACAACATCACCCATCGGGAGGTGGAGCGGCGGCTGTTGCCGATCGCCCATGAGCGAGGCATCGCCGTGATCGCCAATCGGCCCTACGACGGCGGCGCGTTGATCCGGGCCTTGAAGCGTTCGCATCCCGTCCCCGCGTGGGCCCGCGAGGCCATCGGGTGCCAGACCTGGGCCGACTACCTGTTGCGCTTCGTCGTGTCGCATCCCGCCGTCGCCTGCGCCATTCCGGCCACCAGCCAAGTCGCCCACATGCGCGAGAACATGGGGGCGGGTGTCGGTCCGATGCCGGACCCGGAGCAACGCGCCCGCATGGTGCGTGAGGTGGAGGCGATTTGA